The following coding sequences lie in one Apium graveolens cultivar Ventura chromosome 3, ASM990537v1, whole genome shotgun sequence genomic window:
- the LOC141713188 gene encoding rhodanese-like domain-containing protein 8, chloroplastic isoform X3 produces MSRESMPSGPYKDAVSYVSWLKDDERFSHILVQISHSFSGHAFPRLKLRYKPSLVQLEGGISHLPLLDLSMRAKPLTPSQWRSKLEKVNKDYQGNVNLNTTCILLDVRNGYEWDVGHFHGAERPDVDCFRSTSYGQSESEDIDSDPLARIDKENTDILMYCTGGIRCDVYSAILRQRGFKNLYTLKGGISHYLWSEGPVDWVGNLFVFDARLSLPPSSYKAEVEPEEFIKLEVSESSSFAKCHVCSTQLSALRHRNCANLDCNLLFLCCAGCTSPLKGCCCLECTSAPRLRPVLIGQQRYKKWHHYRDIEMQNSRLLT; encoded by the exons ATGAGCAGGGAATCAATGCCCAG TGGGCCGTATAAAGATGCTGTTTCATATGTTTCATGGCTAAAAGACGATGAAAGATTCTCTCATATACTGGTTCAAATTTCTCATTCTTTTAGTGGGCATGCATTCCCAAGATTAAAGCTACGGTACAAACCTTCACTTGTGCAG TTGGAAGGAGGAATTTCGCATCTTCCTTTGCTTGATTTGTCAATGAGAGCAAAACCTTTAACTCCAAGCCAGTGGAGGAGTAAACTGgaaaaagtaaataaggattacCAAGGAAATGTGAATCTCAATACAACTTGTATCCTATTGGATGTGAGAAATG GTTATGAATGGGATGTTGGCCACTTCCATGGTGCAGAGCGACCTGATGTGGACTGTTTTAGGAGTACATCTTATGGACAATCGGAATCAGAG GATATTGATTCAGATCCTTTAGCTCGCATTGACAAGGAAAATACAGATATCTTAATGTACTGTACAGGAGGTATCCGCTGTGATGTATATTCTGCTATCCTTAG ACAGAGGGGCTTCAAAAATCTGTACACTCTCAAGGGAGGTATTTCTCATTATCTTTGGAGTGAAGGACCGGTAGATTGGGTTGGAAATTTATTTGTATTCGATGCACGTCTTTCTCTACCACCCTCCTCCTATAAGGCCGAAGTCGAACCCGAAGAATTCATTAAACTGGAAGTATCCGAAAGTAGTTCATTTGCTAAATGCCACGTTTGTAGCACACAACTCTCTGCACTGAGGCACCGGAATTGTGCAAATCTTGACTGCAACTTGCTTTTTCT ATGCTGTGCAGGCTGCACAAGTCCCTTAAAAGGATGCTGCTGTCTTGAATGCACATCTGCTCCTCGGCTTAGACCGGTGCTCATTGGACAGCAAAGATACAAGAAATGGCATCATTATCGAGACATTGAGATGCAAAATTCACGACTTttaacataa
- the LOC141713188 gene encoding rhodanese-like domain-containing protein 8, chloroplastic isoform X4, with the protein MNMATSSSTLSLSLTPYNYTTLSTLPKYPTNTPFLFLAPSQLSRNTSCSWKCRKNDNFKILSCFKNKGALQIVSTNTIYEDDEFVVVNFYSFVFIKDPQLEVSKHLSFLQGRDIHGRIYLNEQGINAQYSGPYKDAVSYVSWLKDDERFSHILVQISHSFSGHAFPRLKLRYKPSLVQLEGGISHLPLLDLSMRAKPLTPSQWRSKLEKVNKDYQGNVNLNTTCILLDVRNGYEWDVGHFHGAERPDVDCFRSTSYGQSESEDIDSDPLARIDKENTDILMYCTGGIRCDVYSAILSF; encoded by the exons ATGAACATGGCAACCAGTTCATCAACACTCTCATTATCACTCACTCCATACAACTACACAACTTTATCTACACTTCCTAAATATCCCACAAACACGCCCTTTCTTTTTCTTGCTCCGAGTCAACTCAGTAGAAATACCTCATGTTCTTGGAAATGTAGAAAAAATGACAACTTCAAGATATTATCATGTTTTAAAAATAAAGGGGCTTTGCAGATTGTATCTACAAACACAATCTATGAAGATGATGAGTTTGTGGTGGTTAATTTTTACAGCTTTGTGTTTATAAAAGACCCTCAACTTGAAGTTTCTAAGCACCTCTCTTTCTTGCAg GGTCGTGATATACATGGTCGCATATATTTGAATGAGCAGGGAATCAATGCCCAG TACAGTGGGCCGTATAAAGATGCTGTTTCATATGTTTCATGGCTAAAAGACGATGAAAGATTCTCTCATATACTGGTTCAAATTTCTCATTCTTTTAGTGGGCATGCATTCCCAAGATTAAAGCTACGGTACAAACCTTCACTTGTGCAG TTGGAAGGAGGAATTTCGCATCTTCCTTTGCTTGATTTGTCAATGAGAGCAAAACCTTTAACTCCAAGCCAGTGGAGGAGTAAACTGgaaaaagtaaataaggattacCAAGGAAATGTGAATCTCAATACAACTTGTATCCTATTGGATGTGAGAAATG GTTATGAATGGGATGTTGGCCACTTCCATGGTGCAGAGCGACCTGATGTGGACTGTTTTAGGAGTACATCTTATGGACAATCGGAATCAGAG GATATTGATTCAGATCCTTTAGCTCGCATTGACAAGGAAAATACAGATATCTTAATGTACTGTACAGGAGGTATCCGCTGTGATGTATATTCTGCTATCCTTAG TTTTTGA
- the LOC141713188 gene encoding rhodanese-like domain-containing protein 8, chloroplastic isoform X1 has protein sequence MNMATSSSTLSLSLTPYNYTTLSTLPKYPTNTPFLFLAPSQLSRNTSCSWKCRKNDNFKILSCFKNKGALQIVSTNTIYEDDEFVVVNFYSFVFIKDPQLEVSKHLSFLQGRDIHGRIYLNEQGINAQYSGPYKDAVSYVSWLKDDERFSHILVQISHSFSGHAFPRLKLRYKPSLVQLEGGISHLPLLDLSMRAKPLTPSQWRSKLEKVNKDYQGNVNLNTTCILLDVRNGYEWDVGHFHGAERPDVDCFRSTSYGQSESEDIDSDPLARIDKENTDILMYCTGGIRCDVYSAILRQRGFKNLYTLKGGISHYLWSEGPVDWVGNLFVFDARLSLPPSSYKAEVEPEEFIKLEVSESSSFAKCHVCSTQLSALRHRNCANLDCNLLFLCCAGCTSPLKGCCCLECTSAPRLRPVLIGQQRYKKWHHYRDIEMQNSRLLT, from the exons ATGAACATGGCAACCAGTTCATCAACACTCTCATTATCACTCACTCCATACAACTACACAACTTTATCTACACTTCCTAAATATCCCACAAACACGCCCTTTCTTTTTCTTGCTCCGAGTCAACTCAGTAGAAATACCTCATGTTCTTGGAAATGTAGAAAAAATGACAACTTCAAGATATTATCATGTTTTAAAAATAAAGGGGCTTTGCAGATTGTATCTACAAACACAATCTATGAAGATGATGAGTTTGTGGTGGTTAATTTTTACAGCTTTGTGTTTATAAAAGACCCTCAACTTGAAGTTTCTAAGCACCTCTCTTTCTTGCAg GGTCGTGATATACATGGTCGCATATATTTGAATGAGCAGGGAATCAATGCCCAG TACAGTGGGCCGTATAAAGATGCTGTTTCATATGTTTCATGGCTAAAAGACGATGAAAGATTCTCTCATATACTGGTTCAAATTTCTCATTCTTTTAGTGGGCATGCATTCCCAAGATTAAAGCTACGGTACAAACCTTCACTTGTGCAG TTGGAAGGAGGAATTTCGCATCTTCCTTTGCTTGATTTGTCAATGAGAGCAAAACCTTTAACTCCAAGCCAGTGGAGGAGTAAACTGgaaaaagtaaataaggattacCAAGGAAATGTGAATCTCAATACAACTTGTATCCTATTGGATGTGAGAAATG GTTATGAATGGGATGTTGGCCACTTCCATGGTGCAGAGCGACCTGATGTGGACTGTTTTAGGAGTACATCTTATGGACAATCGGAATCAGAG GATATTGATTCAGATCCTTTAGCTCGCATTGACAAGGAAAATACAGATATCTTAATGTACTGTACAGGAGGTATCCGCTGTGATGTATATTCTGCTATCCTTAG ACAGAGGGGCTTCAAAAATCTGTACACTCTCAAGGGAGGTATTTCTCATTATCTTTGGAGTGAAGGACCGGTAGATTGGGTTGGAAATTTATTTGTATTCGATGCACGTCTTTCTCTACCACCCTCCTCCTATAAGGCCGAAGTCGAACCCGAAGAATTCATTAAACTGGAAGTATCCGAAAGTAGTTCATTTGCTAAATGCCACGTTTGTAGCACACAACTCTCTGCACTGAGGCACCGGAATTGTGCAAATCTTGACTGCAACTTGCTTTTTCT ATGCTGTGCAGGCTGCACAAGTCCCTTAAAAGGATGCTGCTGTCTTGAATGCACATCTGCTCCTCGGCTTAGACCGGTGCTCATTGGACAGCAAAGATACAAGAAATGGCATCATTATCGAGACATTGAGATGCAAAATTCACGACTTttaacataa
- the LOC141713188 gene encoding rhodanese-like domain-containing protein 8, chloroplastic isoform X2: protein MNMATSSSTLSLSLTPYNYTTLSTLPKYPTNTPFLFLAPSQLSRNTSCSWKCRKNDNFKILSCFKNKGALQIVSTNTIYEDDEFVVVNFYSFVFIKDPQLEVSKHLSFLQGRDIHGRIYLNEQGINAQYSGPYKDAVSYVSWLKDDERFSHILVQISHSFSGHAFPRLKLRYKPSLVQLEGGISHLPLLDLSMRAKPLTPSQWRSKLEKVNKDYQGNVNLNTTCILLDVRNGYEWDVGHFHGAERPDVDCFRSTSYGQSESEDIDSDPLARIDKENTDILMYCTGGIRCDVYSAILSNLTDRGASKICTLSREVFLIIFGVKDR from the exons ATGAACATGGCAACCAGTTCATCAACACTCTCATTATCACTCACTCCATACAACTACACAACTTTATCTACACTTCCTAAATATCCCACAAACACGCCCTTTCTTTTTCTTGCTCCGAGTCAACTCAGTAGAAATACCTCATGTTCTTGGAAATGTAGAAAAAATGACAACTTCAAGATATTATCATGTTTTAAAAATAAAGGGGCTTTGCAGATTGTATCTACAAACACAATCTATGAAGATGATGAGTTTGTGGTGGTTAATTTTTACAGCTTTGTGTTTATAAAAGACCCTCAACTTGAAGTTTCTAAGCACCTCTCTTTCTTGCAg GGTCGTGATATACATGGTCGCATATATTTGAATGAGCAGGGAATCAATGCCCAG TACAGTGGGCCGTATAAAGATGCTGTTTCATATGTTTCATGGCTAAAAGACGATGAAAGATTCTCTCATATACTGGTTCAAATTTCTCATTCTTTTAGTGGGCATGCATTCCCAAGATTAAAGCTACGGTACAAACCTTCACTTGTGCAG TTGGAAGGAGGAATTTCGCATCTTCCTTTGCTTGATTTGTCAATGAGAGCAAAACCTTTAACTCCAAGCCAGTGGAGGAGTAAACTGgaaaaagtaaataaggattacCAAGGAAATGTGAATCTCAATACAACTTGTATCCTATTGGATGTGAGAAATG GTTATGAATGGGATGTTGGCCACTTCCATGGTGCAGAGCGACCTGATGTGGACTGTTTTAGGAGTACATCTTATGGACAATCGGAATCAGAG GATATTGATTCAGATCCTTTAGCTCGCATTGACAAGGAAAATACAGATATCTTAATGTACTGTACAGGAGGTATCCGCTGTGATGTATATTCTGCTATCCTTAG TAACCTGACAGACAGAGGGGCTTCAAAAATCTGTACACTCTCAAGGGAGGTATTTCTCATTATCTTTGGAGTGAAGGACCGGTAG